In Desulfovibrio psychrotolerans, a genomic segment contains:
- a CDS encoding class I SAM-dependent methyltransferase: protein MIKIAFANDCDQMTWAGYQYVHGVLETLGLPAGDSFWLFSPEDSDMALFRESTARKGTNHDNLLGALKEGRIDTLHGIGAYGRTPLYPAIDDIKRALDYLDSHGIHIRIWSNHGSSNHVHNIAGQGSRTYQQGDLPYSEHYILDAIKDYGVEYFWLSHRLRHTLQEPYRTIVPERTPSGDAIQTFTRYAPSWTTNAWTMHELITRRSLEQAIANEQNVVFFTHWGTRGKENDGATAPLLRRDGMAALALLAEMQTAGQVAVVPLTELLDEEANKPLEQEVRRIGKTCVQTESLDLDNYYKTQFDREKISYFSDVIHALGLTGGTLLDAGGGAGNLCFPASERFTHAVCMDTNQKALDTGIRVAHALQIDNISFVPGSLEDKLFEKELFNVICARGVIHLVEHDRVLVLFNRYAQKNATVLITVNGDGFYQHAIIKKGMNAENYSRLLWNTFHRRVGGTQVLQNYLTSAEDHQNILRTDRAEILDRIMETVPTRMAEVVRAYSPELKQLVGTHCLRHLCLCASQLGLDLSRQQQAAAQAAIMPETNKWSCHYPEEFLETAKHAGYSNCLWRLQSFFGRPEAADPAPDYEEGLLKTWVALLIK from the coding sequence ATGATAAAGATTGCGTTCGCGAACGATTGTGACCAGATGACATGGGCTGGCTACCAGTATGTGCATGGCGTGCTGGAGACTCTGGGTCTGCCTGCAGGGGATTCGTTCTGGCTGTTCTCCCCTGAAGATTCGGATATGGCTCTGTTCAGGGAATCCACAGCCCGGAAAGGGACAAACCACGACAACCTTCTCGGTGCGCTTAAAGAAGGGCGCATAGATACGCTCCATGGCATAGGTGCCTATGGACGCACCCCACTCTACCCCGCAATCGACGACATAAAACGGGCTCTGGATTATCTGGACTCGCACGGCATACACATACGCATCTGGTCCAATCACGGAAGCAGCAACCACGTTCACAATATTGCCGGGCAGGGGTCGCGCACCTACCAGCAAGGCGACCTGCCCTACTCCGAGCACTACATTCTGGATGCGATAAAAGACTACGGCGTGGAATATTTCTGGCTCTCCCACCGTCTGCGCCACACCCTTCAGGAGCCGTACCGCACCATCGTACCGGAGCGGACGCCTTCAGGAGATGCGATTCAAACCTTCACCCGATATGCACCATCATGGACGACAAATGCATGGACCATGCATGAGCTCATCACCCGCCGGTCTCTTGAGCAGGCAATTGCCAACGAGCAGAACGTAGTATTCTTCACGCATTGGGGCACCAGAGGCAAGGAGAACGATGGCGCGACCGCTCCATTACTCCGCCGCGACGGCATGGCTGCACTGGCTCTGCTGGCAGAAATGCAGACTGCGGGACAGGTTGCGGTGGTTCCCCTGACGGAACTTCTTGATGAGGAGGCAAACAAGCCCCTTGAGCAGGAGGTTCGGAGAATCGGCAAAACCTGCGTACAAACAGAATCTCTGGATCTGGACAATTACTACAAGACCCAGTTCGACAGAGAAAAGATTTCCTATTTTTCCGATGTAATACACGCGCTGGGCCTCACAGGAGGCACACTGCTGGATGCTGGCGGCGGCGCAGGGAACCTGTGCTTTCCCGCGAGTGAGCGGTTTACCCATGCGGTCTGCATGGACACAAACCAGAAAGCTCTGGATACAGGAATCCGTGTGGCCCATGCACTTCAGATAGACAACATCTCGTTTGTGCCGGGCAGTCTTGAGGATAAACTTTTTGAAAAAGAACTCTTCAATGTTATCTGCGCCCGTGGCGTCATCCATCTTGTGGAGCACGACAGGGTGCTGGTGCTGTTCAATCGGTATGCACAAAAAAACGCGACCGTGCTTATCACTGTGAACGGAGACGGCTTCTATCAACATGCCATAATCAAAAAAGGCATGAACGCAGAAAATTATTCCCGCCTGCTCTGGAACACCTTCCACAGAAGGGTAGGGGGCACGCAGGTACTACAGAACTATCTTACGTCCGCAGAGGACCATCAGAACATCCTACGCACAGATCGGGCAGAAATTCTTGACCGCATCATGGAAACTGTTCCCACCCGAATGGCAGAGGTTGTGCGCGCCTATTCGCCGGAATTAAAGCAGCTGGTGGGCACGCATTGCCTGCGCCACCTCTGCCTCTGTGCCAGCCAGCTCGGACTGGACCTGTCCCGGCAGCAGCAGGCGGCAGCACAGGCCGCCATCATGCCGGAAACCAATAAATGGTCCTGCCATTATCCGGAAGAATTTCTCGAAACCGCAAAACATGCCGGATACAGCAATTGCCTGTGGCGGCTCCAAAGCTTTTTCGGTCGGCCGGAGGCCGCAGACCCCGCTCCCGACTACGAAGAAGGCCTGCTTAAGACGTGGGTTGCCCTGCTCATCAAATAA
- a CDS encoding glycosyltransferase: MVDLPVLKSLGKTVIARQCGSEVRDTELAQIFWQAHGSEYPNYEQDRQTPPADCSSEYNVFGLDRYHPTFANKLHTTRMAEMYADSIISGPPSQTLGIRPYFQTGPIFDVRDFSFKVPRRQAPVIVHAPSNMRFKRSDIILDCLQQLRDDGVHFHLKVLRNMPHEVIRAELAEADILIDQLSCGCGTLAYEGMASGCVVLGGHKDAASPLPRNRPVTHISVSTIKETVRQVIQDLPLRIRLAASAREYINDGYGSPASVAEYMLQSIERAGKNDCDLYPVLFTANADAIAHEPCPEYLREMTRLIFLNHGTHESTDVTRLVAAGLVSPTENTEVPRWDNNSLQEEGPWVLTGKKATYGRTV, encoded by the coding sequence ATGGTAGACCTTCCCGTTCTCAAATCGCTGGGAAAAACCGTCATTGCAAGGCAGTGCGGGTCCGAGGTCAGAGATACGGAACTTGCACAGATTTTCTGGCAGGCCCACGGCAGCGAATATCCGAACTACGAACAGGACAGGCAAACTCCGCCCGCAGACTGCTCCTCCGAATATAACGTCTTCGGCCTGGACAGATATCACCCCACGTTTGCAAACAAGCTGCATACAACCCGTATGGCAGAAATGTATGCCGATTCCATAATCAGCGGGCCGCCCAGCCAGACACTGGGAATACGTCCCTACTTTCAGACCGGGCCGATTTTCGATGTGCGCGATTTCTCTTTCAAGGTACCGCGCAGACAAGCTCCTGTCATCGTTCACGCCCCTTCCAACATGCGCTTCAAGCGGTCAGACATTATTCTGGACTGCCTGCAGCAACTGCGGGATGACGGGGTACATTTCCATCTCAAGGTGCTCAGGAATATGCCGCATGAAGTCATTCGCGCGGAGCTTGCAGAAGCAGATATTTTAATTGATCAGTTGTCCTGCGGGTGCGGCACGCTGGCTTATGAAGGCATGGCCAGCGGGTGTGTTGTGCTGGGGGGCCACAAAGATGCGGCATCGCCTCTGCCCCGCAACAGGCCCGTTACCCATATTTCCGTATCCACCATCAAAGAGACGGTGCGGCAGGTCATACAAGACCTGCCGTTACGGATACGGCTTGCCGCCTCCGCGCGGGAATATATAAACGATGGGTATGGCAGCCCGGCAAGTGTCGCGGAATACATGCTGCAAAGCATTGAAAGAGCGGGAAAAAACGACTGCGACCTATACCCCGTCCTTTTCACCGCCAATGCAGATGCCATTGCCCACGAGCCTTGCCCTGAATATCTTCGTGAAATGACAAGGCTAATATTTTTGAACCATGGAACGCACGAGTCCACGGACGTAACACGATTGGTCGCCGCCGGTTTGGTATCACCGACGGAGAATACAGAGGTGCCCCGATGGGACAACAACTCCTTGCAGGAAGAAGGACCTTGGGTTCTCACGGGAAAAAAAGCAACGTACGGCAGAACAGTGTAG
- a CDS encoding CDP-glycerol glycerophosphotransferase family protein, whose protein sequence is MQNPELEHIARMAAAIPKQNNLVVFFGKSGNTFIDNVKYFFLHCVQKQPQLQCVYMAFEREDAAQLATSGLPVMWAFSPDAGPVMAMASLVICDDFEWKQHESLCALLENAKVIQLWHGIPLKAIGFPEIRSSVNMTPEKAEKLTKAYSGYEAVVSTSPYFTEHAFSKAFRARHFVECGYPRNDMLQRRPSKYDMINADSDLYAELVKFRKQGGKTLFFMPTFRDIGGDPFADGAIHPGRLAAFCHRHNILFLCKFHPYVEGTGAYVHPNLRLVAPKSDAYPLLSLCDALLTDYSSIYFDFLLLDRPLIFYPYDYEAYTTRNRELLFDYDSMTPGRKAVSEDDLYTALEEVLVQGRDDFSGPRRALRDKAFTHHDGRAAERLGAHIVSNYL, encoded by the coding sequence ATGCAGAATCCAGAACTTGAACATATCGCCAGAATGGCGGCCGCCATCCCCAAGCAGAATAATCTGGTCGTCTTCTTCGGCAAATCCGGCAACACGTTCATCGACAACGTGAAATACTTCTTCCTGCACTGCGTGCAGAAGCAGCCCCAGTTGCAGTGCGTCTATATGGCCTTTGAAAGGGAAGACGCAGCCCAGCTGGCCACAAGCGGCCTTCCCGTCATGTGGGCCTTTTCCCCGGATGCAGGCCCGGTCATGGCCATGGCCAGTCTCGTCATATGCGACGACTTCGAGTGGAAGCAGCACGAATCCCTCTGCGCCCTGCTCGAAAACGCCAAGGTCATCCAGCTGTGGCACGGCATTCCGCTCAAGGCCATCGGCTTTCCGGAAATCCGCTCCTCAGTGAACATGACCCCGGAAAAGGCAGAAAAACTCACCAAAGCCTATTCGGGATACGAGGCGGTGGTGTCCACCTCGCCCTATTTCACGGAACACGCCTTTTCCAAGGCGTTCCGCGCCCGCCATTTCGTGGAATGCGGCTACCCCCGCAACGACATGTTGCAGCGACGCCCCTCCAAATACGACATGATCAACGCAGACAGCGACCTCTACGCAGAACTGGTCAAATTCCGCAAGCAGGGGGGAAAAACCCTGTTCTTCATGCCCACGTTCCGCGACATCGGCGGCGATCCTTTTGCAGACGGTGCCATACACCCCGGCCGCCTCGCAGCCTTCTGCCACAGGCACAACATCCTGTTCCTGTGCAAGTTCCACCCCTATGTGGAAGGAACCGGCGCCTACGTGCACCCCAACCTGCGCCTCGTGGCCCCCAAGAGCGACGCCTACCCCCTTCTGAGCCTGTGCGATGCCCTGCTTACCGACTACTCTTCCATCTATTTCGACTTCCTGCTGCTGGACCGCCCCCTCATCTTCTACCCGTACGATTACGAAGCATATACCACCAGAAACAGGGAACTGCTGTTCGATTACGATTCCATGACCCCCGGGCGCAAGGCTGTAAGCGAAGATGATCTCTACACCGCCCTTGAAGAGGTTCTGGTGCAGGGCAGAGACGATTTTTCAGGCCCCCGCCGTGCACTGCGGGACAAGGCGTTCACGCACCACGACGGCCGCGCCGCAGAACGGCTGGGCGCGCATATCGTTTCCAATTACCTATAA
- a CDS encoding class I SAM-dependent methyltransferase codes for MNLKAETPVACPVCGAFQYRKLYPEYAGRCITSQMFFLDDVVLDNRVCTACGCIFNARGVRGIEEQVYSNATWKPKPQLLNFSSGTVVSSHQKALDTFLDLYQPPEFGRLLDFGAGTGAFLACFQARYPRWEITAIEPGDGFSSLRQQVTLHAAYNTPYYLVDTDATFDMIVVTSVLEHVANPLHALEWIRSHLTEDGVLLMQHPNFEKLPGDLFCADHINKLTPSLLKALSAAAGFGTFAENNDGVMFYQAQSLQERSQMPSAECVAQALRVAEACEQTAISTIECVRQAVFSARKKGGRAAVFGTSPIGSMAHLLLDCKPDIACFVDENPNVWGRDIDTIPVIGPEDMKKMNVTDLALAISPVYWQAVQEKMKAYAVAVHVPNQPGQPD; via the coding sequence ATGAACCTTAAGGCAGAAACCCCTGTTGCCTGTCCGGTGTGCGGCGCTTTCCAATACCGGAAGCTGTATCCGGAGTATGCCGGGCGGTGCATAACGTCACAAATGTTCTTCCTAGACGACGTGGTGCTGGACAACCGGGTCTGCACCGCCTGCGGGTGCATTTTCAACGCCCGGGGCGTCAGGGGCATTGAAGAGCAGGTATACAGCAACGCCACATGGAAACCCAAACCCCAGCTGCTTAACTTTTCTTCCGGAACGGTGGTAAGCAGCCATCAAAAGGCCCTTGATACCTTCCTCGATCTGTACCAGCCCCCGGAATTCGGACGCCTGCTGGATTTCGGCGCGGGAACCGGAGCCTTTCTTGCCTGTTTTCAGGCGCGGTATCCCCGCTGGGAGATAACCGCCATAGAACCCGGAGACGGCTTCTCATCCCTCCGGCAGCAAGTTACGCTGCACGCCGCGTACAACACTCCGTATTATCTTGTAGATACCGATGCCACGTTCGATATGATCGTGGTCACATCCGTGCTGGAACACGTCGCCAACCCCCTGCATGCGCTGGAATGGATACGCAGCCACCTTACAGAAGACGGTGTGCTGCTGATGCAGCACCCGAACTTCGAAAAATTGCCGGGCGATCTCTTCTGCGCCGACCACATCAACAAGCTGACACCTTCTCTGCTTAAAGCATTAAGCGCCGCAGCCGGTTTCGGAACATTTGCGGAAAACAATGACGGAGTCATGTTCTATCAGGCACAGTCGCTTCAGGAACGAAGCCAGATGCCCTCTGCCGAATGCGTGGCACAAGCCCTGCGAGTGGCTGAAGCATGCGAGCAGACAGCCATCAGCACCATAGAATGCGTGCGGCAGGCGGTCTTCTCCGCCCGGAAAAAGGGAGGCAGAGCTGCTGTCTTCGGCACATCCCCCATAGGGTCCATGGCGCATCTACTGCTCGATTGCAAACCAGACATTGCTTGTTTCGTGGATGAGAATCCAAACGTGTGGGGAAGAGATATTGATACGATTCCGGTCATCGGCCCGGAAGATATGAAGAAGATGAACGTCACAGACCTCGCTCTGGCAATCAGCCCTGTCTACTGGCAAGCCGTTCAAGAAAAAATGAAGGCCTACGCGGTTGCTGTGCATGTCCCGAATCAACCGGGCCAACCTGATTAA
- a CDS encoding radical SAM protein, protein MFQSTSPQEWLTDSGLTESGTRARNAYANYVNYMHGLGVPLYKTSRALHLLQSSVYETSEDGYSLPPHTINFCVNNRCNLKCSYCDLSHGRAEEEGSSNTKVLHNVINPRAKLELPLDVCKRVIDESAWYRPTIRIPWMESLLYSQLIPFIEYTKEKNLPFSMLTNGLLLPKFADRLAALEIDALRVSLDGPEAVHDSLCGVKGAYKQITTGLRMLADMRRERGLDMQLGCYFTVNDKNYQHLGAFIDDLDRLGLLDEMFIGVYMFNYISKKMVQMHNEHHAEISGATVEETSAQYVDLSKIEPAVLLKQKAYIEDRYISRGARINFRPDFTAPNLDFCLSDEAGVYPSSRCETHWHTLFINPEGHIKPLPQCILPSLGNVMEHSLLDIWNGKTMREQRITLRKHGAYYGCMRCWSIYSNIEDIQGSWVDNSKTAAK, encoded by the coding sequence ATGTTTCAAAGTACGTCTCCCCAAGAATGGCTCACAGATTCCGGATTGACCGAGAGCGGAACCCGCGCCCGGAACGCCTATGCTAATTATGTGAACTATATGCACGGTCTTGGCGTCCCTCTTTACAAAACAAGCAGGGCACTGCACCTTCTTCAATCCTCCGTGTACGAGACCAGCGAAGACGGGTATTCTCTCCCTCCGCACACGATCAATTTCTGCGTAAACAACCGCTGCAACCTTAAGTGCTCGTATTGCGACTTAAGCCACGGCAGAGCAGAAGAAGAAGGAAGCAGCAACACCAAGGTGCTGCATAACGTCATCAACCCACGCGCCAAGCTGGAGCTGCCGCTCGACGTGTGCAAAAGGGTTATTGACGAATCCGCATGGTACAGGCCCACCATCCGCATCCCCTGGATGGAGTCCCTGCTCTATTCCCAGCTAATCCCCTTTATCGAGTACACCAAAGAGAAGAATCTGCCCTTCTCCATGCTCACCAATGGCCTGTTGCTTCCCAAGTTTGCAGACCGTCTGGCAGCGCTGGAAATTGATGCCCTGCGTGTTTCTCTGGACGGCCCGGAAGCCGTGCACGATTCCCTGTGCGGCGTGAAGGGAGCGTACAAACAGATCACCACCGGCCTGAGAATGCTTGCAGACATGCGCCGGGAACGCGGCCTTGATATGCAACTCGGGTGCTACTTCACGGTCAACGATAAAAACTACCAGCATCTCGGTGCCTTTATCGATGATCTTGACCGGCTTGGCCTTCTTGATGAGATGTTCATCGGGGTCTACATGTTCAACTACATTTCCAAAAAAATGGTGCAGATGCACAATGAACATCACGCGGAGATAAGCGGAGCAACCGTAGAAGAAACCAGCGCCCAGTATGTAGACCTGAGCAAGATCGAACCCGCCGTTCTCCTCAAGCAAAAGGCATATATTGAAGATCGCTACATCTCTCGGGGCGCGCGTATCAACTTCCGCCCGGATTTTACAGCCCCCAATCTGGACTTCTGTCTCTCGGACGAGGCGGGCGTCTATCCGTCCAGCCGGTGCGAAACCCACTGGCATACCCTGTTTATTAATCCTGAAGGGCATATCAAGCCGCTTCCGCAGTGCATCCTCCCTTCCTTGGGCAACGTCATGGAGCATTCTCTGCTTGATATCTGGAACGGCAAAACCATGCGGGAGCAACGGATCACTCTGCGCAAACACGGCGCGTACTACGGCTGCATGCGTTGCTGGTCCATCTACAGCAATATCGAAGATATTCAGGGCAGTTGGGTAGATAACTCCAAAACTGCAGCGAAGTAG
- a CDS encoding metallophosphoesterase family protein, with the protein MVQAIRLGVISDAHGNIAALMQCLRYMQTRSVDSVLFLGDAVGYFPHAGAVTRLLMRHNAQCVMGNHDAMLLGRLPLPPDKDALYGLKRIGTPVSGSWQRHIERVGPERTLEIAGVRLLLVHGTPGAPLEGYGHDIGDLVSDKDVDCILTGHTHRPHLHHTERALLLNPGSCGLPRDRGDLLSLAILDLPSLSAEIIRLPFACSDRLRQQAHPLVRACLDRRPPAFAGTIKEFP; encoded by the coding sequence ATGGTGCAGGCCATCAGGTTAGGAGTTATCAGCGATGCGCACGGCAACATTGCCGCGCTGATGCAGTGCCTGCGCTATATGCAGACCCGCTCTGTCGACAGCGTGCTCTTTCTGGGAGATGCCGTAGGCTACTTCCCTCATGCCGGTGCCGTAACCCGCCTGCTTATGCGTCACAATGCCCAATGCGTCATGGGCAATCACGACGCCATGCTTCTGGGCAGACTTCCTCTTCCTCCCGATAAGGATGCCCTCTATGGACTGAAACGCATTGGCACACCTGTTTCCGGGTCGTGGCAGCGGCATATAGAACGGGTCGGTCCGGAACGCACGCTGGAGATTGCGGGGGTCCGCCTGCTGCTCGTGCACGGCACCCCAGGTGCCCCGCTGGAAGGCTACGGACATGACATTGGCGACTTGGTCTCCGACAAGGATGTGGATTGCATTCTGACAGGACACACGCACAGGCCGCATTTGCACCATACGGAACGCGCCCTGCTGCTTAATCCGGGCTCCTGCGGTCTTCCCAGAGACAGGGGCGACCTGCTCTCGCTGGCTATTCTGGACCTGCCCTCTCTGTCGGCAGAGATTATCCGCCTTCCGTTTGCCTGTTCCGATCGGTTACGACAACAGGCACACCCGCTCGTCCGGGCATGCCTTGACAGACGCCCCCCAGCCTTTGCTGGCACAATAAAGGAGTTTCCATGA
- a CDS encoding ATP-grasp domain-containing protein, protein MISPIPVCVTGVGGASIGEQIVKALRAAQTPYHIIGTDSCPHSTGFGLVNVPATLPPARAADYIEQLVSLCKKHRVQALFPGSEAELVEISRNRNVFRDMGIFLPINPSGVITACLDKVATFEMLSGKGFCVPWYVRVRSEEQAASFASYPVVFKPSTGGGGSVDTVIVQNKEEASLFARFLLKTYPEFIAQEYVGTAAGEYTVGILSDMNGTFLNSIAVHRNLNLALSRRLRVPNRTERRELGDMLVISSGISQGAIGPYPEVTATCEEIATSIGSAGPLNIQCRYFDNKVWVFEINPRFSGTTSLRALVGFNEPDCLIRRHVLNEDIPVRFAYNQGIVMRRLEETFLPEEQNLGNSC, encoded by the coding sequence ATGATCTCCCCTATCCCCGTTTGCGTCACCGGAGTCGGCGGTGCCTCCATCGGCGAGCAGATTGTCAAGGCACTGCGCGCTGCACAAACTCCGTATCATATCATCGGCACAGACTCGTGCCCACACAGTACGGGATTCGGACTGGTAAACGTACCCGCAACGCTCCCGCCGGCCAGGGCGGCGGACTACATCGAACAATTGGTGAGCCTGTGCAAAAAACATAGGGTTCAGGCCCTGTTTCCGGGGTCGGAAGCGGAGCTGGTGGAAATAAGCCGGAACAGGAACGTGTTCCGCGACATGGGCATTTTCCTGCCCATAAACCCTTCCGGGGTCATCACCGCCTGTCTGGACAAGGTGGCCACATTTGAAATGCTTTCCGGCAAGGGTTTTTGCGTGCCATGGTACGTGCGCGTGCGCAGCGAAGAACAGGCGGCAAGTTTTGCTAGCTATCCTGTGGTGTTCAAGCCCTCTACGGGCGGAGGAGGATCAGTTGACACCGTAATCGTCCAGAACAAAGAAGAAGCGAGTCTTTTTGCACGTTTTTTGCTAAAGACTTATCCGGAGTTCATCGCGCAGGAGTATGTAGGCACGGCGGCAGGCGAGTACACCGTGGGCATACTCAGCGATATGAACGGCACATTTCTGAACTCCATTGCGGTGCACAGAAACCTGAATTTAGCGCTGAGCCGCAGGCTGAGGGTGCCGAACAGAACAGAACGCAGAGAGCTTGGAGACATGCTGGTTATCAGCAGCGGCATTTCCCAGGGAGCTATCGGCCCCTATCCTGAAGTGACCGCCACATGTGAAGAGATTGCAACGTCAATCGGCTCTGCTGGACCACTGAACATTCAGTGTCGTTATTTTGACAACAAAGTGTGGGTGTTTGAAATTAACCCCCGCTTTTCCGGCACCACCTCGCTCAGGGCACTGGTCGGCTTCAACGAGCCGGACTGCCTGATCAGGCGGCACGTGTTGAATGAGGATATACCTGTCCGCTTTGCGTACAATCAGGGAATAGTTATGCGCCGGCTGGAGGAAACCTTTCTTCCGGAAGAGCAGAACCTAGGTAACAGTTGCTGA
- a CDS encoding phosphocholine cytidylyltransferase family protein: MKAVILAAGIGSRLSRPYPKSLSVLPYGESIMGRQIRLLKEAGIREIIIVVGFKMTLIMEQFPDVYYRYNPNYYITNTSKSLLCALQDLDDDILWVNGDVVFEKAVLHDVLAQKDNNRICNLICVDTKKCGEEEVKYTLNAQGFVATISKQVPDAAGEAVGINVIGRHDLPRFVEALRRCDDNDYFEKGMEIIIGENVLFRPVDISVHKCIEVDFEEDWLSARRTFQTA; this comes from the coding sequence ATGAAAGCTGTCATACTGGCCGCAGGCATAGGAAGCAGGCTCAGCCGCCCCTACCCCAAGTCGCTTTCCGTGCTGCCCTACGGGGAGAGCATCATGGGCCGCCAGATTCGGCTGCTCAAAGAGGCAGGCATCCGGGAAATCATCATCGTCGTGGGCTTCAAGATGACGCTGATCATGGAGCAGTTCCCCGATGTCTACTATCGTTACAATCCCAACTACTACATCACCAACACGTCCAAGAGCCTGCTCTGTGCCCTGCAGGATCTGGATGACGACATTCTCTGGGTAAACGGAGATGTGGTGTTCGAAAAAGCCGTCCTGCATGATGTGCTGGCGCAGAAGGACAACAACCGCATCTGCAACCTCATCTGCGTGGACACCAAGAAATGCGGAGAAGAAGAGGTGAAATACACCCTCAACGCACAGGGCTTCGTGGCCACCATCTCCAAACAGGTGCCCGATGCGGCAGGCGAAGCAGTAGGCATAAACGTCATCGGCAGGCACGACCTCCCCCGGTTTGTGGAAGCCCTGCGCCGCTGCGATGATAACGACTACTTTGAAAAGGGCATGGAAATCATCATCGGCGAAAACGTCCTCTTCAGACCCGTGGACATCTCCGTGCATAAATGCATAGAGGTGGATTTCGAAGAAGACTGGCTCTCCGCACGCCGCACCTTCCAGACGGCGTAG
- a CDS encoding GGDEF domain-containing protein, with protein MNAVFKLLMALVVPVLLLAGAFFLAADLARLPDALRPLLPWLPYIFCFSGAALAWRFKRSRSVFLLLLLAGGCWITTSFLPEATAAVLNVQLGYAATCFLLPLNFGILQFLEDRGVLTGWGMLHFGAIFAQAVGVLVLMASASLFAPQFAATVLGRAQDIVYLRLLPEWFDAWTFIPQAALLLALVVVLGLLVHLALAPMARDAMHGALITTIVCAMAGLHHVAQSGQAAVFFSAGAIIVTLSLFQESYSMAFADELTGLPARRALMADCKKLGRKYAIAMCDIDHFKKFNDTYGHDVGDDVLRMVAGHLARVTGGGRAYRYGGEEFTVLFPKATAAEAVPHLDALRQSIAGAEFRIRGPLPKKARGKSVVSVTMSVGVAERTDEAATTEAVIKRADNALYKAKKAGRNKVVAG; from the coding sequence ATGAATGCCGTATTCAAGCTGCTCATGGCGCTGGTGGTTCCCGTGCTTCTGCTGGCGGGGGCCTTCTTTCTGGCCGCAGACCTTGCCCGTCTGCCCGATGCTTTGCGGCCGCTTTTGCCCTGGCTGCCCTACATTTTCTGCTTTTCCGGCGCGGCACTGGCGTGGAGGTTCAAGCGCAGCCGCAGTGTGTTTCTGCTTCTGCTGCTGGCCGGGGGCTGCTGGATAACCACCAGCTTTCTGCCGGAAGCCACGGCGGCGGTGCTGAACGTGCAGCTGGGATATGCGGCCACCTGTTTTCTGCTGCCGCTGAACTTCGGGATTCTGCAATTTCTGGAAGACAGGGGCGTGCTCACGGGCTGGGGCATGCTACACTTCGGGGCCATTTTCGCGCAGGCCGTGGGTGTGCTGGTGCTTATGGCATCCGCAAGCCTGTTTGCTCCGCAGTTTGCGGCAACGGTGCTGGGCAGGGCGCAGGACATTGTTTACCTGCGCCTGCTGCCGGAATGGTTTGATGCGTGGACCTTTATTCCGCAGGCGGCACTGCTGCTGGCCCTTGTGGTGGTTCTGGGCCTGCTGGTGCATCTGGCTTTGGCACCCATGGCCCGGGATGCCATGCACGGGGCGCTTATCACCACCATTGTCTGCGCCATGGCGGGGCTGCACCATGTGGCGCAGAGCGGGCAGGCTGCCGTGTTCTTCAGCGCCGGGGCCATTATCGTAACGCTTTCGCTGTTTCAGGAGTCTTACTCCATGGCCTTTGCGGACGAGCTGACGGGCCTGCCCGCCAGACGCGCGCTTATGGCGGACTGCAAGAAGCTGGGCCGCAAGTACGCCATTGCCATGTGTGACATAGACCACTTTAAGAAATTTAACGACACCTACGGGCATGACGTGGGAGACGATGTGCTGCGCATGGTGGCGGGGCATCTTGCGCGGGTGACGGGTGGGGGCCGGGCCTACCGTTACGGGGGCGAGGAGTTTACGGTGCTGTTTCCCAAAGCCACGGCGGCGGAGGCGGTGCCGCATCTGGATGCCCTGCGGCAGTCCATTGCCGGTGCCGAGTTCCGCATCCGCGGCCCGTTGCCCAAGAAGGCACGGGGAAAGAGCGTGGTTTCCGTGACCATGTCCGTAGGAGTGGCGGAACGCACGGACGAGGCGGCCACGACAGAAGCGGTGATAAAACGCGCCGACAACGCCCTGTACAAGGCCAAGAAGGCAGGAAGGAACAAGGTGGTGGCGGGGTGA